In a single window of the Pongo abelii isolate AG06213 chromosome 1, NHGRI_mPonAbe1-v2.0_pri, whole genome shotgun sequence genome:
- the NASP gene encoding nuclear autoantigenic sperm protein isoform X2 → MATESTATAAVATELVSADNLDVDSEAKKLLGLGQKHLVMGDIPAAVNAFQEAASLLGKKYGETANECGEAFFFYGKSLLELARMENGVLGNALEGVHVEEEEGEKTEDESLVENNDNIDEEAREELREQVYDAMGEKEEAKKTEDKSLAKPETDKEQDSEMEKGGREDMDISESAEEPQEKVDLTLDWLTETSEEANGGAAPEGPNEAEVTSGKPEQEVPDAEEEKSVSGTDVQEEYREKGGQEKQGEVIVSIEKQKEVSEEQPVVTLEKQGTAVEVEAESLDPTVKPVDVGGDEPEEKVVTSENEAGKAVLEQLVGQEVPPAEESPEVTTEAAEASAVEAGSEVSEKPGQEAPVLPKDGAVNGPSVVGDQTPIEPQTSIERLTETKDGSGLEEKVRAKLVPSQEETKLSVEESEAAGDGVDTKVAQGATEKSPEDKVQIAANEETQEREEQMKEGEETEGSEEDDKENDKTEEMPNDSVLENKSLQENEEEEIGNLELAWDMLDLAKIIFKRQETKEAQLYAAQAHLKLGEVSVESENYVQAVEEFQSCLNLQEQYLEAHDRLLAETHYQLGLAYGYNSQYDEAVAQFSKSIEVIEKRMAVLNEQVKEAEGSSAEYKKEIEELKELLPEIREKIEDAKESQHSGNVAELALKATLVESSTSGFTPGGGGSSVSMIASRKPTDGASSSNCVTDISHLVRKKRKPEEESPRKDDAKKAKQEPEVNGGSGDAVPSGNEVSENMEEEAENRAESRAAVEGTVEAGATVESTAC, encoded by the exons TCTGGATGTGGATAGTGAAGCTAAGAAACTATTGGGTTTAGGACAGAAACATCTGGTGATGGGGGATATTCCAGCAGCTGTCAATGCATTCCAGGAAGCAGCTAGTCTTTT aggTAAGAAGTATGGAGAGACAGCTAATGAGTGTGGAGAAGCCTTCTTTTTCTATGGGAAATCACTTCTGGAATTGGCAAG AATGGAGAATGGTGTGTTGGGAAACGCCTTGGAAGGTGTGCatgtggaagaggaagaaggagaaaaaacagAAGATGAATCTCTGGTAGAAAATAATGATAACATAGATG AGGAAGCAAGGGAAGAGTTGAGAGAACAGGTTTATGACGCcatgggagaaaaagaagaagccaaaaaaacagaagacaagTCTTTGGCAAAGCCTGAAACtgataaagaacaggacagtgaAATGGAGAAGGGTGGAAGAGAAGATATGGATATAAGTGAATCTGCAGAGGAGCCACAGGAAAAAGTTGACTTGACTCTAGATTGGTTAACTGAAACCTCTGAAGAGGCAAACGGAGGAGCAGCACCAGAAGGACCGAATGAAGCTGAGGTCACTTCTGGGAAGCCAGAACAGGAAGTACCAGATGCTGAGGAAGAAAAATCAGTTTCTGGAACTGATGTCCAAGAAGAGTACAGAGAAAAAGGAGGTCAGGAGAAGCAGGGAGAGGTAATTGTGAGCATAGAGaagcaaaaagaagtttcagaagaGCAGCCTGTGGTGACTCTAGAAAAGCAGGGCACTGCAGTAGAGGTAGAAGCAGAGTCTTTAGACCCGACAGTCAAGCCAGTGGATGTGGGTGGGGACGAGCCAGAGGAGAAGGTAGTTACCTCTGAAAATGAGGCAGGAAAGGCGGTTCTTGAACAACTGGTAGGTCAAGAAGTGCCACCTGCTGAAGAGTCACCAGAGGTGACAACAGAGGCTGCAGAGGCCTCAGCTGTAGAGGCTGGATCAGAAGTCTCTGAAAAGCCTGGGCAGGAGGCTCCAGTTCTCCCTAAGGATGGTGCAGTCAATGGACCGTCAGTTGTAGGAGATCAGACTCCTATTGAACCACAGACTTCTATAGAAAGACTGACAGAAACAAAAGATGGCTCAGGACTAGAGGAGAAGGTCAGGGCAAAGCTGGTTCCTAGTCAGGAGGAGACTAAGCTGTCTGTAGAAGAGTCTGAGGCAGCTGGAGATGGGGTTGATACCAAGGTAGCCCAGGGAGCTACTGAGAAATCACCTGAAGACAAAGTTCAGATAGCTGCTAATGAAGAGACACAAGAGAGAGAAGAACAGATGAAAGAGGGTGAAG AAACTGAAGGCTCAGAAGAGgatgataaagaaaatgataagaCTGAAGAAATGCCAAACGATTCAGTCCTTGAAAACAAG TCTCTTCaagaaaatgaagaggaggaGATTGGGAACCTAGAGCTTGCCTGGGATATGCTGGATTTAGcaaagatcatttttaaaag gcaagaaacaaaagaagcacaGCTTTATGCTGCCCAGGCACATCTTAAACTCGGAGAAGTTAGTGTTGAATCTG AAAACTATGTGCAAGCTGTGGAGGAGTTCCAGTCCTGCCTTAACCTGCAGGAACAGTACCTGGAAGCCCACGACCGTCTCCTTGCAGAGACCCACTACCAGCTGGGCTTGGCTTATGGGTACAACTCTCAGTATGATGAGGCAGTGGCACAGTTCAGCAAATCTATTGAAGTCATTGAGAAGAGAATGG CTGTACTAAATGAGCAGGTGAAGGAGGCTGAAGGATCGTCTGCTGAATACAAGAAAGAAATCGAGGAACTAAAGGAACTGCTACCCGAAATTAGAGAGAAGATAGAAGATGCAAAGGAGTCTCAGCATAGTGGGAATGTAGCTGAACTGGCTCTGAAAGCTACTCTG GTGGAGAGCTCTACTTCAGGTTTCACTCCTGGTGGAGGAGGCTCTTCAGTCTCCATG ATTGCCAGTAGAAAGCCAACAGACGGTGCTTCCTCATCAAATTGTGTGACTGATATTTCCCACCTTGTCAGAAAGAAG AGGAAACCAGAGGAAGAGAGTCCCCGGAAAGATGATGCAAAGAAAGCCAAACAGGAGCCGGAGGTGAACGGAGGCAGCGGGGATGCTGTCCCCAGTGGAAATGAAGTTTCGGAAAacatggaggaggag GCTGAGAATCGGGCTGAAAGCCGGGCGGCAGTGGAGGGGACAGTGGAGGCTGGAGCTACAGTTGAAAGCACTGCATGTTAA
- the NASP gene encoding nuclear autoantigenic sperm protein isoform X3: protein MGDIPAAVNAFQEAASLLGKKYGETANECGEAFFFYGKSLLELARMENGVLGNALEGVHVEEEEGEKTEDESLVENNDNIDEEAREELREQVYDAMGEKEEAKKTEDKSLAKPETDKEQDSEMEKGGREDMDISESAEEPQEKVDLTLDWLTETSEEANGGAAPEGPNEAEVTSGKPEQEVPDAEEEKSVSGTDVQEEYREKGGQEKQGEVIVSIEKQKEVSEEQPVVTLEKQGTAVEVEAESLDPTVKPVDVGGDEPEEKVVTSENEAGKAVLEQLVGQEVPPAEESPEVTTEAAEASAVEAGSEVSEKPGQEAPVLPKDGAVNGPSVVGDQTPIEPQTSIERLTETKDGSGLEEKVRAKLVPSQEETKLSVEESEAAGDGVDTKVAQGATEKSPEDKVQIAANEETQEREEQMKEGEETEGSEEDDKENDKTEEMPNDSVLENKSLQENEEEEIGNLELAWDMLDLAKIIFKRQETKEAQLYAAQAHLKLGEVSVESENYVQAVEEFQSCLNLQEQYLEAHDRLLAETHYQLGLAYGYNSQYDEAVAQFSKSIEVIEKRMAVLNEQVKEAEGSSAEYKKEIEELKELLPEIREKIEDAKESQHSGNVAELALKATLVESSTSGFTPGGGGSSVSMIASRKPTDGASSSNCVTDISHLVRKKRKPEEESPRKDDAKKAKQEPEVNGGSGDAVPSGNEVSENMEEEAENRAESRAAVEGTVEAGATVESTAC, encoded by the exons ATGGGGGATATTCCAGCAGCTGTCAATGCATTCCAGGAAGCAGCTAGTCTTTT aggTAAGAAGTATGGAGAGACAGCTAATGAGTGTGGAGAAGCCTTCTTTTTCTATGGGAAATCACTTCTGGAATTGGCAAG AATGGAGAATGGTGTGTTGGGAAACGCCTTGGAAGGTGTGCatgtggaagaggaagaaggagaaaaaacagAAGATGAATCTCTGGTAGAAAATAATGATAACATAGATG AGGAAGCAAGGGAAGAGTTGAGAGAACAGGTTTATGACGCcatgggagaaaaagaagaagccaaaaaaacagaagacaagTCTTTGGCAAAGCCTGAAACtgataaagaacaggacagtgaAATGGAGAAGGGTGGAAGAGAAGATATGGATATAAGTGAATCTGCAGAGGAGCCACAGGAAAAAGTTGACTTGACTCTAGATTGGTTAACTGAAACCTCTGAAGAGGCAAACGGAGGAGCAGCACCAGAAGGACCGAATGAAGCTGAGGTCACTTCTGGGAAGCCAGAACAGGAAGTACCAGATGCTGAGGAAGAAAAATCAGTTTCTGGAACTGATGTCCAAGAAGAGTACAGAGAAAAAGGAGGTCAGGAGAAGCAGGGAGAGGTAATTGTGAGCATAGAGaagcaaaaagaagtttcagaagaGCAGCCTGTGGTGACTCTAGAAAAGCAGGGCACTGCAGTAGAGGTAGAAGCAGAGTCTTTAGACCCGACAGTCAAGCCAGTGGATGTGGGTGGGGACGAGCCAGAGGAGAAGGTAGTTACCTCTGAAAATGAGGCAGGAAAGGCGGTTCTTGAACAACTGGTAGGTCAAGAAGTGCCACCTGCTGAAGAGTCACCAGAGGTGACAACAGAGGCTGCAGAGGCCTCAGCTGTAGAGGCTGGATCAGAAGTCTCTGAAAAGCCTGGGCAGGAGGCTCCAGTTCTCCCTAAGGATGGTGCAGTCAATGGACCGTCAGTTGTAGGAGATCAGACTCCTATTGAACCACAGACTTCTATAGAAAGACTGACAGAAACAAAAGATGGCTCAGGACTAGAGGAGAAGGTCAGGGCAAAGCTGGTTCCTAGTCAGGAGGAGACTAAGCTGTCTGTAGAAGAGTCTGAGGCAGCTGGAGATGGGGTTGATACCAAGGTAGCCCAGGGAGCTACTGAGAAATCACCTGAAGACAAAGTTCAGATAGCTGCTAATGAAGAGACACAAGAGAGAGAAGAACAGATGAAAGAGGGTGAAG AAACTGAAGGCTCAGAAGAGgatgataaagaaaatgataagaCTGAAGAAATGCCAAACGATTCAGTCCTTGAAAACAAG TCTCTTCaagaaaatgaagaggaggaGATTGGGAACCTAGAGCTTGCCTGGGATATGCTGGATTTAGcaaagatcatttttaaaag gcaagaaacaaaagaagcacaGCTTTATGCTGCCCAGGCACATCTTAAACTCGGAGAAGTTAGTGTTGAATCTG AAAACTATGTGCAAGCTGTGGAGGAGTTCCAGTCCTGCCTTAACCTGCAGGAACAGTACCTGGAAGCCCACGACCGTCTCCTTGCAGAGACCCACTACCAGCTGGGCTTGGCTTATGGGTACAACTCTCAGTATGATGAGGCAGTGGCACAGTTCAGCAAATCTATTGAAGTCATTGAGAAGAGAATGG CTGTACTAAATGAGCAGGTGAAGGAGGCTGAAGGATCGTCTGCTGAATACAAGAAAGAAATCGAGGAACTAAAGGAACTGCTACCCGAAATTAGAGAGAAGATAGAAGATGCAAAGGAGTCTCAGCATAGTGGGAATGTAGCTGAACTGGCTCTGAAAGCTACTCTG GTGGAGAGCTCTACTTCAGGTTTCACTCCTGGTGGAGGAGGCTCTTCAGTCTCCATG ATTGCCAGTAGAAAGCCAACAGACGGTGCTTCCTCATCAAATTGTGTGACTGATATTTCCCACCTTGTCAGAAAGAAG AGGAAACCAGAGGAAGAGAGTCCCCGGAAAGATGATGCAAAGAAAGCCAAACAGGAGCCGGAGGTGAACGGAGGCAGCGGGGATGCTGTCCCCAGTGGAAATGAAGTTTCGGAAAacatggaggaggag GCTGAGAATCGGGCTGAAAGCCGGGCGGCAGTGGAGGGGACAGTGGAGGCTGGAGCTACAGTTGAAAGCACTGCATGTTAA
- the NASP gene encoding nuclear autoantigenic sperm protein isoform X1, whose amino-acid sequence MATESTATAAVATELVSADKIEDVPAPSTSADKVESLDVDSEAKKLLGLGQKHLVMGDIPAAVNAFQEAASLLGKKYGETANECGEAFFFYGKSLLELARMENGVLGNALEGVHVEEEEGEKTEDESLVENNDNIDEEAREELREQVYDAMGEKEEAKKTEDKSLAKPETDKEQDSEMEKGGREDMDISESAEEPQEKVDLTLDWLTETSEEANGGAAPEGPNEAEVTSGKPEQEVPDAEEEKSVSGTDVQEEYREKGGQEKQGEVIVSIEKQKEVSEEQPVVTLEKQGTAVEVEAESLDPTVKPVDVGGDEPEEKVVTSENEAGKAVLEQLVGQEVPPAEESPEVTTEAAEASAVEAGSEVSEKPGQEAPVLPKDGAVNGPSVVGDQTPIEPQTSIERLTETKDGSGLEEKVRAKLVPSQEETKLSVEESEAAGDGVDTKVAQGATEKSPEDKVQIAANEETQEREEQMKEGEETEGSEEDDKENDKTEEMPNDSVLENKSLQENEEEEIGNLELAWDMLDLAKIIFKRQETKEAQLYAAQAHLKLGEVSVESENYVQAVEEFQSCLNLQEQYLEAHDRLLAETHYQLGLAYGYNSQYDEAVAQFSKSIEVIEKRMAVLNEQVKEAEGSSAEYKKEIEELKELLPEIREKIEDAKESQHSGNVAELALKATLVESSTSGFTPGGGGSSVSMIASRKPTDGASSSNCVTDISHLVRKKRKPEEESPRKDDAKKAKQEPEVNGGSGDAVPSGNEVSENMEEEAENRAESRAAVEGTVEAGATVESTAC is encoded by the exons TCTGGATGTGGATAGTGAAGCTAAGAAACTATTGGGTTTAGGACAGAAACATCTGGTGATGGGGGATATTCCAGCAGCTGTCAATGCATTCCAGGAAGCAGCTAGTCTTTT aggTAAGAAGTATGGAGAGACAGCTAATGAGTGTGGAGAAGCCTTCTTTTTCTATGGGAAATCACTTCTGGAATTGGCAAG AATGGAGAATGGTGTGTTGGGAAACGCCTTGGAAGGTGTGCatgtggaagaggaagaaggagaaaaaacagAAGATGAATCTCTGGTAGAAAATAATGATAACATAGATG AGGAAGCAAGGGAAGAGTTGAGAGAACAGGTTTATGACGCcatgggagaaaaagaagaagccaaaaaaacagaagacaagTCTTTGGCAAAGCCTGAAACtgataaagaacaggacagtgaAATGGAGAAGGGTGGAAGAGAAGATATGGATATAAGTGAATCTGCAGAGGAGCCACAGGAAAAAGTTGACTTGACTCTAGATTGGTTAACTGAAACCTCTGAAGAGGCAAACGGAGGAGCAGCACCAGAAGGACCGAATGAAGCTGAGGTCACTTCTGGGAAGCCAGAACAGGAAGTACCAGATGCTGAGGAAGAAAAATCAGTTTCTGGAACTGATGTCCAAGAAGAGTACAGAGAAAAAGGAGGTCAGGAGAAGCAGGGAGAGGTAATTGTGAGCATAGAGaagcaaaaagaagtttcagaagaGCAGCCTGTGGTGACTCTAGAAAAGCAGGGCACTGCAGTAGAGGTAGAAGCAGAGTCTTTAGACCCGACAGTCAAGCCAGTGGATGTGGGTGGGGACGAGCCAGAGGAGAAGGTAGTTACCTCTGAAAATGAGGCAGGAAAGGCGGTTCTTGAACAACTGGTAGGTCAAGAAGTGCCACCTGCTGAAGAGTCACCAGAGGTGACAACAGAGGCTGCAGAGGCCTCAGCTGTAGAGGCTGGATCAGAAGTCTCTGAAAAGCCTGGGCAGGAGGCTCCAGTTCTCCCTAAGGATGGTGCAGTCAATGGACCGTCAGTTGTAGGAGATCAGACTCCTATTGAACCACAGACTTCTATAGAAAGACTGACAGAAACAAAAGATGGCTCAGGACTAGAGGAGAAGGTCAGGGCAAAGCTGGTTCCTAGTCAGGAGGAGACTAAGCTGTCTGTAGAAGAGTCTGAGGCAGCTGGAGATGGGGTTGATACCAAGGTAGCCCAGGGAGCTACTGAGAAATCACCTGAAGACAAAGTTCAGATAGCTGCTAATGAAGAGACACAAGAGAGAGAAGAACAGATGAAAGAGGGTGAAG AAACTGAAGGCTCAGAAGAGgatgataaagaaaatgataagaCTGAAGAAATGCCAAACGATTCAGTCCTTGAAAACAAG TCTCTTCaagaaaatgaagaggaggaGATTGGGAACCTAGAGCTTGCCTGGGATATGCTGGATTTAGcaaagatcatttttaaaag gcaagaaacaaaagaagcacaGCTTTATGCTGCCCAGGCACATCTTAAACTCGGAGAAGTTAGTGTTGAATCTG AAAACTATGTGCAAGCTGTGGAGGAGTTCCAGTCCTGCCTTAACCTGCAGGAACAGTACCTGGAAGCCCACGACCGTCTCCTTGCAGAGACCCACTACCAGCTGGGCTTGGCTTATGGGTACAACTCTCAGTATGATGAGGCAGTGGCACAGTTCAGCAAATCTATTGAAGTCATTGAGAAGAGAATGG CTGTACTAAATGAGCAGGTGAAGGAGGCTGAAGGATCGTCTGCTGAATACAAGAAAGAAATCGAGGAACTAAAGGAACTGCTACCCGAAATTAGAGAGAAGATAGAAGATGCAAAGGAGTCTCAGCATAGTGGGAATGTAGCTGAACTGGCTCTGAAAGCTACTCTG GTGGAGAGCTCTACTTCAGGTTTCACTCCTGGTGGAGGAGGCTCTTCAGTCTCCATG ATTGCCAGTAGAAAGCCAACAGACGGTGCTTCCTCATCAAATTGTGTGACTGATATTTCCCACCTTGTCAGAAAGAAG AGGAAACCAGAGGAAGAGAGTCCCCGGAAAGATGATGCAAAGAAAGCCAAACAGGAGCCGGAGGTGAACGGAGGCAGCGGGGATGCTGTCCCCAGTGGAAATGAAGTTTCGGAAAacatggaggaggag GCTGAGAATCGGGCTGAAAGCCGGGCGGCAGTGGAGGGGACAGTGGAGGCTGGAGCTACAGTTGAAAGCACTGCATGTTAA
- the NASP gene encoding nuclear autoantigenic sperm protein isoform X4 yields MATESTATAAVATELVSADKIEDVPAPSTSADKVESLDVDSEAKKLLGLGQKHLVMGDIPAAVNAFQEAASLLGKKYGETANECGEAFFFYGKSLLELARMENGVLGNALEGVHVEEEEGEKTEDESLVENNDNIDETEGSEEDDKENDKTEEMPNDSVLENKSLQENEEEEIGNLELAWDMLDLAKIIFKRQETKEAQLYAAQAHLKLGEVSVESENYVQAVEEFQSCLNLQEQYLEAHDRLLAETHYQLGLAYGYNSQYDEAVAQFSKSIEVIEKRMAVLNEQVKEAEGSSAEYKKEIEELKELLPEIREKIEDAKESQHSGNVAELALKATLVESSTSGFTPGGGGSSVSMIASRKPTDGASSSNCVTDISHLVRKKRKPEEESPRKDDAKKAKQEPEVNGGSGDAVPSGNEVSENMEEEAENRAESRAAVEGTVEAGATVESTAC; encoded by the exons TCTGGATGTGGATAGTGAAGCTAAGAAACTATTGGGTTTAGGACAGAAACATCTGGTGATGGGGGATATTCCAGCAGCTGTCAATGCATTCCAGGAAGCAGCTAGTCTTTT aggTAAGAAGTATGGAGAGACAGCTAATGAGTGTGGAGAAGCCTTCTTTTTCTATGGGAAATCACTTCTGGAATTGGCAAG AATGGAGAATGGTGTGTTGGGAAACGCCTTGGAAGGTGTGCatgtggaagaggaagaaggagaaaaaacagAAGATGAATCTCTGGTAGAAAATAATGATAACATAGATG AAACTGAAGGCTCAGAAGAGgatgataaagaaaatgataagaCTGAAGAAATGCCAAACGATTCAGTCCTTGAAAACAAG TCTCTTCaagaaaatgaagaggaggaGATTGGGAACCTAGAGCTTGCCTGGGATATGCTGGATTTAGcaaagatcatttttaaaag gcaagaaacaaaagaagcacaGCTTTATGCTGCCCAGGCACATCTTAAACTCGGAGAAGTTAGTGTTGAATCTG AAAACTATGTGCAAGCTGTGGAGGAGTTCCAGTCCTGCCTTAACCTGCAGGAACAGTACCTGGAAGCCCACGACCGTCTCCTTGCAGAGACCCACTACCAGCTGGGCTTGGCTTATGGGTACAACTCTCAGTATGATGAGGCAGTGGCACAGTTCAGCAAATCTATTGAAGTCATTGAGAAGAGAATGG CTGTACTAAATGAGCAGGTGAAGGAGGCTGAAGGATCGTCTGCTGAATACAAGAAAGAAATCGAGGAACTAAAGGAACTGCTACCCGAAATTAGAGAGAAGATAGAAGATGCAAAGGAGTCTCAGCATAGTGGGAATGTAGCTGAACTGGCTCTGAAAGCTACTCTG GTGGAGAGCTCTACTTCAGGTTTCACTCCTGGTGGAGGAGGCTCTTCAGTCTCCATG ATTGCCAGTAGAAAGCCAACAGACGGTGCTTCCTCATCAAATTGTGTGACTGATATTTCCCACCTTGTCAGAAAGAAG AGGAAACCAGAGGAAGAGAGTCCCCGGAAAGATGATGCAAAGAAAGCCAAACAGGAGCCGGAGGTGAACGGAGGCAGCGGGGATGCTGTCCCCAGTGGAAATGAAGTTTCGGAAAacatggaggaggag GCTGAGAATCGGGCTGAAAGCCGGGCGGCAGTGGAGGGGACAGTGGAGGCTGGAGCTACAGTTGAAAGCACTGCATGTTAA